The Arachidicoccus terrestris genome includes the window GATTTATTTGACTATTAGGATAATATATTGTATTAAGCATTTATTTAAACCTCAAAAGAATAACTGAAAGCACCGAAAGTCCTGAAAGAATTATTGACCAAAGTCTAAAATCACCTTGATTCGCCTGTTGTGCTTTTAATTTGTTTTCAGGTTGAACATATACAATATCATTCTGTTGAAGATTATAAAATGGGGAATTTAAAGTATTTTTATCATTAAAATTTATTCTTTGAACGTAACGCTTTCCATTTTGTTCTCGAATAACCATTACATTATTTCTTATAGCATAAGGGGTCATATCACCAGCTAGTCCCAGCGCTTCCAAAACATTAATTTTATTATTTGGTACCGAAAAAGTTCCTGGGTGAGTAACTTCCCCAATTACAGTAACCTTAAAATTTAAAATCCTCACATTAGTGATTGGATCTTTGGCCGTTTTTCCAACTTCTGACGAGATCGTCCTTTGGGCTTCCTCCATGGTAAGTCCTTTTAGACTAATTTTTCCAAGAATAGGAAAATCGATTTGACCATTGTCATCGACGATATATCCGTCGGGTAATACAGCAGTAGTTGCCACGCCACTCGAGATACCCGTTGACTGATTATTCATCGGTAATGATCCACTGTTAAATAAAATATTAGCGTCTGGATTTAAAGTTGTTACTTTGATAGCCAAAGCATCTCCAGG containing:
- a CDS encoding polysaccharide biosynthesis/export family protein — translated: MYSEVVKNRIEPRIQPGDALAIKVTTLNPDANILFNSGSLPMNNQSTGISSGVATTAVLPDGYIVDDNGQIDFPILGKISLKGLTMEEAQRTISSEVGKTAKDPITNVRILNFKVTVIGEVTHPGTFSVPNNKINVLEALGLAGDMTPYAIRNNVMVIREQNGKRYVQRINFNDKNTLNSPFYNLQQNDIVYVQPENKLKAQQANQGDFRLWSIILSGLSVLSVILLRFK